A region from the Streptomyces sp. 3214.6 genome encodes:
- a CDS encoding MGMT family protein produces the protein MSEQSLPDDARPEYTDALPEYAERVLEVTELIPPGRVMTYGDVAEWLEEGGPRQVGRVMALYGGAAPWWRVVRADGVLLPGHELRALNHYRAEGTPLKQASRAAEGHVPRLDMRRARWDGGERAEGHT, from the coding sequence ATGAGCGAGCAGAGCCTTCCGGACGACGCCCGCCCGGAGTACACGGACGCGCTGCCGGAGTACGCCGAGCGGGTCCTCGAGGTCACGGAGCTGATCCCGCCCGGGCGGGTCATGACGTACGGGGACGTCGCCGAATGGCTCGAGGAGGGCGGCCCCCGTCAGGTCGGACGTGTGATGGCCCTCTACGGGGGCGCCGCCCCGTGGTGGCGTGTCGTGCGCGCGGACGGGGTGCTCCTGCCCGGGCACGAACTGCGGGCGCTGAACCACTACCGCGCCGAGGGCACGCCCCTGAAGCAGGCGAGCAGAGCCGCCGAGGGCCATGTGCCGCGCCTCGACATGAGGCGGGCGCGGTGGGACGGCGGCGAACGCGCGGAAGGTCACACCTGA
- a CDS encoding lysylphosphatidylglycerol synthase transmembrane domain-containing protein yields MKQQGVQPEGAEDASEAAASRPGIAEPPQGREAQEEQTPEEVHIDEVEGDEPLLPARVHRPSDLMRLLVGVLAVVLLLAIAAFAHGTTSGLEQDINKGTGQAPDLLIKIAGLASSIAILLVPVAFAIERLIKRDGLRIADGVLAAVLAHGVTLATDLWVAKAAPDSIQEALTQPSPGDIHALTDPVHGYLAPVIAYMTAVGMSRRPRWRSVLWIVLLLDAFSMLVTGYTTPFSIILTVLIGWTVAYGTLYAVGSPNVRPTGRTLMAGLRHVGFRPVSAAREDSPDAAEGDRGRRYFVTLEDGPPLDVTVVDREQQAQGFFYRAWRNLTLRGFATRSSLQSLRQALEQEALLAYAAIAAGANAPKLIATSELGPDAVILVYEHTGGRTLDSLADEEITDDLLRNTWRQVRSLQSRRIAHRRLAGDAILVDRSGTVILTDLRGGEIAAGDLLLRMDVAQLVTTLGLRVGAERAVASAVGVLGPDAVADCLPMLQPIALTRSTRATLRRLARERAQREREAVLEASQQAKQARLEATGDDSETVTPERPGKKAVRAEARAEKRAIDEALEGAREEDLLTQIRHQVLLIRPQAPVEPARLERVRPRTLMSFIAGAIGAYFLLTQLTHIEFGPLVANAEWGWVAAAVFFSALSYVAAAMSLLGFVPERVPFPRTVAAQVAGSFVKIVAPAAVGGVALNTRFLQRAGVRPGLAVASVGASQLFGLGCHILMLLSFGYLTGTEKTPSLSPSRTVIAGLLTVAVLVLVVTSVPFLRKFVVTRVRSLFAGVVPRMLDVLQRPQKLVTGIGGMLLLTACFVMCLDASIRAFGDESTSLSIASVAVVFLAGNALGSAAPTPGGVGAVEATLTVGLIAVGLPKEVAAPAVLLFRLLTLWLPVLPGWLAFNHLSRKGAL; encoded by the coding sequence ATGAAGCAGCAGGGTGTGCAGCCTGAGGGCGCGGAGGACGCCTCCGAGGCCGCCGCGTCGCGCCCTGGCATCGCCGAACCACCGCAAGGCCGGGAAGCACAGGAAGAACAGACACCGGAAGAGGTGCACATCGACGAGGTCGAGGGCGACGAACCGCTGCTCCCCGCGCGCGTGCACCGCCCTTCCGACCTGATGCGGCTGCTGGTCGGCGTGCTCGCCGTCGTCCTGCTCCTGGCCATCGCCGCGTTCGCACACGGGACGACCTCTGGGCTCGAACAGGACATCAACAAGGGCACCGGGCAGGCCCCCGATCTCCTCATCAAGATCGCCGGTCTGGCGTCCAGCATCGCAATCCTGCTGGTGCCGGTCGCGTTCGCGATCGAACGGCTGATCAAACGGGACGGGCTGCGCATCGCCGACGGTGTGCTCGCCGCGGTCCTCGCCCACGGTGTCACCCTCGCCACCGACCTATGGGTCGCGAAGGCCGCGCCGGACTCGATCCAGGAGGCCCTCACCCAGCCCTCCCCCGGTGACATCCACGCCCTCACCGACCCGGTGCACGGCTACCTCGCGCCCGTCATCGCGTATATGACGGCCGTCGGCATGTCCCGTCGGCCGCGCTGGCGCTCGGTGCTGTGGATCGTGCTGCTCCTCGACGCGTTCTCGATGCTCGTCACCGGCTACACGACACCGTTCTCGATCATCCTCACCGTGCTGATCGGCTGGACGGTGGCCTACGGCACGCTGTACGCGGTCGGCTCGCCGAACGTGCGCCCCACAGGGCGGACGCTGATGGCGGGCCTGCGGCACGTCGGCTTCCGCCCGGTGAGCGCGGCCCGCGAGGACAGCCCGGACGCGGCGGAGGGCGACCGTGGCCGACGCTATTTCGTCACCCTGGAGGACGGTCCGCCGCTGGACGTCACGGTCGTCGACCGGGAACAGCAGGCCCAGGGGTTCTTCTACCGGGCATGGCGCAATCTGACCCTGCGCGGCTTCGCCACCCGCAGCAGCCTGCAGTCGCTGCGCCAGGCGCTGGAGCAGGAGGCACTGCTCGCCTACGCGGCCATCGCGGCCGGCGCCAACGCGCCGAAACTGATCGCGACCTCCGAGCTCGGCCCCGACGCGGTGATACTCGTCTACGAGCACACCGGCGGCCGCACCCTCGATTCGCTGGCGGACGAGGAGATCACCGACGACCTGCTGCGCAACACCTGGCGCCAGGTGCGGTCCTTGCAGTCGCGGCGCATCGCGCACCGTCGGCTCGCGGGTGACGCGATACTGGTGGATCGTTCCGGCACGGTGATCCTCACCGATCTGCGCGGCGGCGAGATCGCGGCCGGCGATCTGCTGCTGCGGATGGACGTCGCCCAGTTGGTGACGACGCTCGGCCTGCGGGTGGGCGCCGAACGGGCGGTGGCCTCCGCGGTGGGCGTGCTCGGACCGGACGCGGTCGCGGACTGTCTGCCGATGCTCCAGCCCATCGCACTGACCCGCTCCACGCGCGCGACGCTGCGCCGACTCGCACGCGAGCGTGCACAGCGCGAACGCGAGGCGGTCCTGGAAGCCTCCCAGCAGGCCAAGCAGGCCCGCCTGGAGGCTACCGGCGACGACAGCGAGACCGTCACCCCGGAGAGACCCGGCAAGAAGGCCGTCCGCGCGGAGGCGCGGGCCGAGAAGCGGGCCATCGACGAGGCACTGGAGGGGGCACGCGAGGAGGACCTGCTGACGCAGATCCGGCACCAGGTGCTGCTGATCCGGCCCCAGGCGCCGGTGGAGCCGGCCCGCCTGGAGCGGGTACGGCCGCGCACTCTGATGAGCTTCATCGCCGGAGCCATCGGCGCGTACTTCCTGCTGACGCAGCTCACCCACATCGAGTTCGGTCCGCTCGTCGCCAACGCCGAGTGGGGCTGGGTCGCCGCGGCCGTGTTCTTCTCGGCGCTGAGCTACGTCGCCGCGGCGATGAGCCTGCTGGGGTTCGTGCCGGAGCGGGTGCCGTTCCCGCGGACCGTGGCCGCGCAGGTCGCCGGGTCGTTCGTGAAGATCGTGGCCCCGGCCGCGGTCGGCGGGGTCGCCCTCAACACGCGCTTCCTGCAGCGCGCCGGGGTGCGGCCCGGCCTAGCCGTGGCCAGCGTCGGCGCCTCGCAGCTGTTCGGGCTCGGCTGCCACATCCTGATGCTGCTGTCGTTCGGCTACCTCACCGGCACCGAGAAGACGCCGTCGCTGTCGCCGTCCCGCACGGTCATCGCGGGTCTGCTCACGGTGGCGGTGCTCGTGCTCGTGGTGACGTCGGTGCCGTTCCTGCGGAAGTTCGTCGTCACGCGCGTGAGGTCGCTGTTCGCGGGCGTCGTGCCGCGCATGCTGGACGTGCTGCAGCGGCCGCAGAAGCTGGTCACCGGCATCGGCGGCATGCTCCTGCTGACCGCCTGCTTCGTGATGTGCCTGGACGCGTCGATCCGCGCGTTCGGCGACGAGTCGACCTCGCTCAGCATCGCAAGCGTCGCCGTCGTCTTCCTCGCCGGCAACGCACTCGGTTCCGCCGCCCCGACGCCGGGCGGAGTCGGCGCCGTCGAGGCGACCCTGACGGTCGGTCTGATCGCGGTGGGACTGCCCAAGGAGGTAGCGGCTCCCGCGGTGCTGCTGTTCCGCCTGCTCACGCTGTGGCTGCCCGTGCTGCCGGGCTGGCTGGCCTTCAACCACCTGAGCCGCAAGGGCGCCCTGTAG